In Malus sylvestris chromosome 15, drMalSylv7.2, whole genome shotgun sequence, a single genomic region encodes these proteins:
- the LOC126602182 gene encoding meiotic nuclear division protein 1 homolog isoform X1 — protein MSKKRGLSLDEKREKMLQIFYDSQDFFLLKELEKSGPKKGVISQSVKDVIQSLVDDDLVFKDKIGTSVYFWSLPSTAGNQLRNVYSRLESDLKSSKKRHAELIDQCNALKKGREDSDERDEALAELKAIELKHNELKDEVAQYADNDPAAFEEMKKEIEVAHSAANRWTDNIFTVRQWCANNFPQAKEQLENLYNEIGITEDFDYLEMAPVPLSSVGD, from the exons ATG TCGAAGAAACGAGGTCTTTCGTTGGACGAGAAGCGTGAGAAGATGCTTCAGATCTTCTACGATTCTCAAGATTTCTTCCTT CTAAAGGAGCTTGAGAAGTCAGGGCCAAAGAAAGGTGTAATCTCTCAGTCTGTGAAAGATGTGATTCAGAGTTTAGTGGATGATGATCTTGTTTTCAAAGACAAGATAGGAACCTCC GTGTATTTTTGGAGTCTTCCTAGCACTGCTGGAAATCAG CTTAGGAATGTGTATAGCAGGCTTGAGTCGGATCTCAAAAGCAGTAAGAAGCGTCATGCAGAACTCATTGACCAGTGTAATGCACTGAAGAAGGGACGAGAGGATTCT GACGAGCGAGATGAGGCCTTAGCTGAACTGAAAGCCATAGAGCTAAAGCATAATGAGCTGAAG GATGAGGTGGCGCAGTACGCAGACAATGACCCAGCCGCCTTCGAAGAGATGA AGAAAGAAATTGAAGTTGCCCACTCAGCAGCTAATCGATGGACAG ACAACATCTTCACAGTGCGTCAATGGTGTGCAAATAATTTCCCACAGGCCAAAGAGCAGCTCGAAAACTTGTACAACGAG ATTGGAATAACGGAGGATTTTGACTATCTGGAGATGGCACCGGTTCCACTGAGCTCAGTTGGTGATTAG
- the LOC126602182 gene encoding meiotic nuclear division protein 1 homolog isoform X2: protein MLKELEKSGPKKGVISQSVKDVIQSLVDDDLVFKDKIGTSVYFWSLPSTAGNQLRNVYSRLESDLKSSKKRHAELIDQCNALKKGREDSDERDEALAELKAIELKHNELKDEVAQYADNDPAAFEEMKKEIEVAHSAANRWTDNIFTVRQWCANNFPQAKEQLENLYNEIGITEDFDYLEMAPVPLSSVGD, encoded by the exons ATG CTAAAGGAGCTTGAGAAGTCAGGGCCAAAGAAAGGTGTAATCTCTCAGTCTGTGAAAGATGTGATTCAGAGTTTAGTGGATGATGATCTTGTTTTCAAAGACAAGATAGGAACCTCC GTGTATTTTTGGAGTCTTCCTAGCACTGCTGGAAATCAG CTTAGGAATGTGTATAGCAGGCTTGAGTCGGATCTCAAAAGCAGTAAGAAGCGTCATGCAGAACTCATTGACCAGTGTAATGCACTGAAGAAGGGACGAGAGGATTCT GACGAGCGAGATGAGGCCTTAGCTGAACTGAAAGCCATAGAGCTAAAGCATAATGAGCTGAAG GATGAGGTGGCGCAGTACGCAGACAATGACCCAGCCGCCTTCGAAGAGATGA AGAAAGAAATTGAAGTTGCCCACTCAGCAGCTAATCGATGGACAG ACAACATCTTCACAGTGCGTCAATGGTGTGCAAATAATTTCCCACAGGCCAAAGAGCAGCTCGAAAACTTGTACAACGAG ATTGGAATAACGGAGGATTTTGACTATCTGGAGATGGCACCGGTTCCACTGAGCTCAGTTGGTGATTAG